Within Enterobacter sp. RHBSTW-00175, the genomic segment CTTTTTGCTGATAATCCTGTCGTTCACCTCGATACGGCGGCCAATCTCGCAAAATAGTTCCCCTTTCCGCTGACAGGCGCTTCGCTGCGCCTTTCGGCGCAGGTGGGTAAGCAAAACATATATAGTGTCAGCCTTTGTAAATCCCCTCGCTCACCTTCATTGCTTAAGCCAAAATCATTCCGCCCGTACAAAATCTGTGACGCAGAACGTTGGGCTTTGTTACAATTGGATTCAATTTGCTCTCTTGTAAGTTAGTGCTTGCATACCAGCCATTTAACAGGGAACAGTTCTGGCCACCACCAATGTGTCCGCGAGCGACCATAATGAAATCATAAAAATGTCGCCGTACTGTTTTTCCCGGATAACAGGCGTGACGTTAACCGATTTCCAGGAACACTGAATGGAACTTTTGACCCAACTACTACATGCCTTATGGGCTCAGGACTTCGAAACGCTGGCCAATCCGTCTATGATTGGGATGCTCTATTTCGTTTTGTTTATGATCCTGTTTCTTGAGAATGGATTGCTTCCTGCCGCCTTCCTGCCTGGCGACAGTTTGTTAGTGCTGGTCGGCGTGCTTTGTGCCAAAGGTGCAATGGCATTCCCCCAGACCATCCTGCTATTAACTATTGCTGCAAGCCTCGGCTGCTGGGTGAGCTATATCCAGGGACGATGGCTGGGTAATACGCGCATCGTGCAAAACTGGCTTTCGCATCTCCCGGCGCACTACCACCAGCGGGCGCACCACCTGTTCCACAAACATGGGCTTTCAGCGCTGCTGATTGGCCGTTTCATCGCGTTTGTACGCACCTTATTGCCCACCATTGCAGGGCTTTCTGGCCTGAGCAGCACACGCTTCCAGTTCTTTAACTGGATGAGTGGCCTGCTGTGGGTGCTGATCCTGACGACGTTAGGCTACGCACTTGGCAAAACGCCTGTGTTTATGAAATATGAAGACCAGTTAATGTCATGCCTGATGCTGCTGCCAGTTGTGCTTCTGGTCTTTGGTCTGGTCGGTTCGCTGGTTGTCCTGTGGAAGAAAAAATACGGAGCCAAGGGATAACAATGGTCATTTCACCGTTATCCCTGCGCCGCTTGTCTTACGCATTGATTGTGCTGGTATTCATCAGCGCAATGCTGCTGGTATGGACGGCGCTCCAGCACCAGGAATCCACACTGGCAATCCGACCGGTGAATCAAGGAGCCAGCGTGCCAGACGGTTTTTCCATCTGGCATCACCTGGATGCAAACGGGATCCGCTTCAAGAGCATCACGCCGCAAGATGATGTTTTACTGATTAAATTT encodes:
- the yqjA gene encoding DedA family general envelope maintenance protein YqjA; this encodes MELLTQLLHALWAQDFETLANPSMIGMLYFVLFMILFLENGLLPAAFLPGDSLLVLVGVLCAKGAMAFPQTILLLTIAASLGCWVSYIQGRWLGNTRIVQNWLSHLPAHYHQRAHHLFHKHGLSALLIGRFIAFVRTLLPTIAGLSGLSSTRFQFFNWMSGLLWVLILTTLGYALGKTPVFMKYEDQLMSCLMLLPVVLLVFGLVGSLVVLWKKKYGAKG
- the mzrA gene encoding EnvZ/OmpR regulon moderator MzrA → MVISPLSLRRLSYALIVLVFISAMLLVWTALQHQESTLAIRPVNQGASVPDGFSIWHHLDANGIRFKSITPQDDVLLIKFDSSAQSAAAKAVLDRTLPHGYIIAQQEDDSQPAAWLSLLRDTSHRFG